In the Rhodospirillaceae bacterium genome, one interval contains:
- the dxs gene encoding 1-deoxy-D-xylulose-5-phosphate synthase, translated as MVSPTPETPLLDRIGSPKDMKGLSIDELTQLANELRADLIDSVSRTGGHLGAGLGVVELTVALHHVFDTPKDRLIWDVGHQCYPHKILTGRRDRMKSIRQKDGISGFTCRPESEFDPFGAGHSSTSISAGLGMAVARDLSGDDNQVIAVIGDGAMSAGMAYEAMNNAGSMDRRLIVILNDNDMSIAPAVGAMSAYLSRLLSSQSYLSIREAMKQIASYFPKPLKTAARKAEEYTRGMVAGGTLFEELGFYYVGPIDGHKVEHLVPVLKNIRDSKTPGPFLIHAVTQKGKGYAPAEESADKYHGVAKFDVVSGDQAKSKPNAPSYTSVFAKALIAEAEKDERVVAITAAMPGGTGLDKFGERFPDRTFDVGIAEQHAVTFAAGMATEGYKPFATIYSTFLQRAYDQVVHDVAVQNLPVRFAIDRAGYVGADGCTHQGSFDLAYLSCLPNFTVMAAADEAELMHMVATATAHQSGPIALRYPRGEGVGVDLPERGEVLPIGKGRVVREGTTIALLSIGTRLGACLTAADELAARGLSTTVADARFVKPLDIDLVTQLADNHEILITVEEGSQGGFGAQVLSALAETGRLDRGLKIRTLTMPDAFLDHAKPEDQVQAAGLDANGIVQAVLAGLGQDAAKHPACG; from the coding sequence AACTCAACTTGCCAATGAACTGCGTGCGGATTTAATCGACTCGGTTTCCCGCACCGGTGGGCATCTCGGGGCTGGTTTAGGTGTGGTCGAGTTGACCGTTGCGCTTCATCATGTTTTTGACACACCAAAAGATCGATTGATCTGGGATGTTGGTCACCAATGCTATCCTCATAAGATTCTCACAGGCCGGCGTGATCGTATGAAGTCCATCCGTCAGAAGGATGGCATTTCAGGGTTTACCTGTCGTCCAGAAAGCGAATTTGATCCCTTCGGAGCCGGTCATAGTTCGACATCGATTTCTGCTGGGCTCGGTATGGCCGTGGCGCGAGATTTGTCCGGTGATGATAACCAAGTTATTGCCGTAATCGGTGATGGCGCGATGAGCGCGGGTATGGCCTACGAAGCGATGAACAACGCGGGTAGCATGGATCGCCGCTTGATCGTTATTCTTAATGATAACGACATGTCTATCGCCCCAGCTGTTGGGGCCATGAGTGCCTACCTCTCGCGTCTACTGTCTTCTCAATCCTACCTGAGCATTCGCGAGGCCATGAAGCAAATCGCCTCCTATTTCCCAAAGCCGCTCAAGACCGCAGCGCGTAAAGCGGAAGAATATACGCGGGGTATGGTTGCTGGCGGCACGTTGTTTGAAGAACTTGGTTTTTACTACGTTGGACCAATCGACGGGCATAAAGTTGAGCATCTTGTGCCTGTTTTGAAAAACATACGTGATTCTAAAACCCCTGGTCCGTTCTTGATCCATGCGGTTACCCAAAAAGGCAAGGGCTATGCCCCGGCTGAAGAGTCCGCTGACAAATACCATGGTGTTGCGAAGTTCGATGTCGTCTCGGGTGACCAGGCAAAATCGAAACCGAATGCGCCGAGCTATACGTCAGTCTTCGCGAAGGCCTTAATCGCTGAGGCCGAAAAGGACGAGCGTGTTGTTGCTATAACAGCAGCGATGCCAGGTGGCACAGGGCTGGATAAGTTTGGTGAACGATTCCCTGACCGCACCTTTGACGTCGGCATCGCAGAACAGCATGCGGTGACGTTTGCGGCTGGTATGGCAACTGAGGGTTACAAACCTTTTGCGACGATCTATTCCACGTTCTTGCAACGGGCTTATGATCAGGTTGTTCACGATGTTGCCGTGCAGAATCTTCCGGTTCGTTTTGCAATTGATAGGGCTGGGTATGTCGGAGCCGATGGCTGCACCCACCAGGGCTCATTCGATTTGGCGTATTTGAGTTGCCTGCCCAACTTTACGGTTATGGCTGCGGCGGATGAGGCTGAGTTGATGCATATGGTCGCCACGGCAACGGCACATCAAAGTGGGCCGATTGCACTCAGATATCCAAGAGGTGAGGGCGTTGGTGTTGACCTCCCGGAAAGGGGAGAAGTGCTGCCGATTGGAAAAGGCCGTGTTGTGAGGGAGGGAACGACGATTGCCTTGCTGAGTATTGGCACGCGTCTTGGTGCATGTTTGACAGCTGCCGATGAACTGGCGGCACGTGGTTTATCGACCACGGTTGCAGACGCGCGTTTTGTGAAACCCTTGGATATCGATTTGGTAACTCAACTGGCTGACAACCATGAGATATTAATCACTGTTGAAGAAGGGTCTCAGGGCGGCTTTGGAGCTCAGGTTCTAAGTGCGTTGGCAGAAACCGGAAGATTGGACCGTGGCCTTAAAATTCGCACCTTGACCATGCCGGATGCCTTTCTCGATCATGCTAAGCCCGAAGATCAGGTTCAGGCAGCTGGCTTAGATGCGAACGGAATTGTTCAAGCGGTTCTCGCCGGGCTGGGTCAGGATGCTGCTAAGCATCCCGCATGTGGCTAA
- a CDS encoding TlyA family RNA methyltransferase, which produces MATPKTRIDQLLVDRGLVESRSKAQALIMAGAVYSDQKKLDKPGHQVSADIPLTVRAKDHPWVSRGGLKLEHGLEHFGFDPAGRTAIDVGASTGGFTDVLLHNGTAKVYAIDVGYGQLDSKLRSDERVIVLERLNARYLTQEHIPEPIDIVVCDASFIGLRTVLPAAMSLTQPHASLIALIKPQFEVGKERVGKKGVVRDPALHDEVCDTISEWMSQQPGWSVCGITESPITGPEGNKEFLIGARRNHEVCN; this is translated from the coding sequence ATGGCCACTCCTAAAACGCGAATCGATCAATTGCTGGTTGATAGAGGCTTGGTAGAGAGTCGCTCAAAAGCCCAAGCTTTGATTATGGCTGGGGCCGTCTATTCAGATCAAAAGAAGTTAGATAAACCCGGGCATCAAGTGTCTGCTGATATCCCATTGACGGTGCGGGCCAAAGACCATCCGTGGGTTTCACGCGGCGGACTGAAGTTGGAGCACGGGCTAGAGCACTTTGGTTTTGACCCTGCGGGACGCACCGCCATAGATGTTGGCGCTTCAACAGGCGGGTTTACGGATGTGCTTCTGCACAATGGCACAGCCAAGGTTTATGCCATCGATGTTGGTTATGGACAGCTTGACAGTAAGTTACGCTCAGATGAGCGCGTCATCGTCTTAGAGCGCCTCAATGCTCGCTATCTTACCCAAGAGCACATACCTGAACCTATTGATATTGTGGTCTGTGATGCCAGTTTTATTGGGCTACGCACGGTTCTGCCGGCGGCTATGAGCCTCACTCAGCCACACGCCAGTTTGATCGCTTTGATCAAGCCGCAGTTTGAAGTCGGCAAAGAGAGAGTCGGCAAGAAGGGTGTTGTTCGCGATCCGGCGCTGCACGATGAAGTCTGTGACACGATTTCTGAGTGGATGTCACAGCAACCAGGATGGTCTGTGTGCGGCATAACCGAAAGTCCCATCACCGGCCCGGAGGGCAACAAAGAATTTCTCATCGGTGCCCGGCGCAATCATGAGGTTTGTAACTAG
- the sppA gene encoding signal peptide peptidase SppA, producing MRTIGKFFVGILASLGFVVLLSIGVLIYLFLNADGFSQKAQQAPDKIILSLNLDAGFSEGRSGADFSTFGVSTQTSLQDAVIALRRAADDDRVKAVVATISGQSLGLAQTQEIRDALAKFRTSGKQTLVYSDTLGELSNATVAYYLASAFDEIWLQPSGGVGLTGLAIEQPYLKDFLDNLGIRANALQRYEYKSAAENLTDNEMSAPNKEALDALFGSIFEQLVTGIATSRGVTPDQIEQLMANGPLTATEALGGNLVDRLAYRDEFEQKLEDDYEDGKRVSISSYLSFANPSDSRVAERSVAVIHAVGAIQRGKADENPFSGASSVGAETLAKAIRDAAEDEDINAILLRVDSPGGSYVASDTIWREVIRAKERGKPFIVSMGNTAASGGYFIAMDADTIFAQPGTITGSIGVIVNKLVFEGTLEKLDINWSTLTYGENGDIFTIARDFNEAELDRMNRTLDVIYDDFTTKAAAGRDMPIEDMRAIAKGRVWSGVDAQRIGLVDRLGGLSDAIDHTKVAIGLTTDDLVRLVPYPAPKDPLQSLLEALENGSLPFGLRSAIEGLLKISATLNTWLGPYTRGPEASVLYAAPMIIR from the coding sequence ATGCGCACCATCGGTAAGTTTTTTGTAGGAATACTGGCCAGCCTTGGCTTCGTTGTCTTGTTGTCGATCGGCGTGCTGATTTATCTTTTTCTCAATGCAGATGGATTTTCGCAGAAAGCACAACAAGCGCCTGATAAAATTATCCTAAGCCTCAACTTGGACGCTGGATTTTCAGAAGGCCGGAGTGGTGCCGACTTCAGCACCTTTGGGGTCTCCACACAGACCTCTTTGCAAGACGCCGTTATCGCCCTGCGGCGCGCGGCGGATGATGACAGAGTAAAAGCTGTCGTCGCAACCATCAGCGGACAAAGCTTAGGACTCGCGCAGACGCAAGAGATCAGAGATGCACTGGCTAAGTTTCGAACCAGCGGCAAACAGACCTTGGTGTACTCCGACACGCTTGGAGAACTGAGTAATGCGACAGTCGCTTATTATCTGGCCAGCGCCTTTGATGAGATTTGGCTACAACCTTCTGGCGGTGTCGGCCTCACGGGTTTGGCTATTGAACAGCCCTACCTCAAAGATTTTTTAGATAACCTTGGTATTCGTGCCAATGCGTTACAGCGTTATGAATATAAATCCGCTGCTGAAAACCTGACCGACAACGAGATGTCTGCGCCAAACAAAGAAGCGCTTGACGCTTTGTTTGGCTCCATCTTCGAGCAACTGGTGACAGGAATTGCAACGTCGCGTGGCGTCACCCCAGATCAGATTGAACAACTGATGGCGAATGGACCGCTCACTGCGACAGAAGCACTGGGTGGGAATTTAGTGGACCGCCTCGCCTACCGGGATGAGTTCGAACAAAAACTTGAAGACGATTACGAAGACGGTAAACGCGTCTCAATAAGCAGCTACCTTAGTTTTGCCAACCCAAGCGACAGTCGCGTCGCAGAACGCAGCGTTGCTGTGATCCATGCGGTTGGAGCGATACAGCGCGGTAAAGCCGATGAAAATCCGTTCAGCGGAGCGTCTAGCGTTGGTGCGGAGACCTTAGCAAAAGCCATTCGTGATGCGGCAGAGGATGAGGACATCAATGCCATTCTTCTTCGTGTGGATAGCCCGGGTGGGTCTTACGTGGCGTCGGATACGATTTGGCGCGAAGTGATCCGTGCAAAAGAGCGGGGTAAACCCTTTATTGTCTCTATGGGCAATACGGCCGCGTCTGGCGGCTACTTCATCGCAATGGATGCAGACACCATTTTTGCCCAACCCGGAACGATTACCGGATCAATTGGCGTTATCGTCAACAAGCTGGTGTTTGAAGGCACGCTGGAAAAACTCGACATCAATTGGTCAACACTCACTTACGGCGAAAACGGAGATATTTTCACAATCGCACGGGACTTTAACGAAGCTGAATTGGACCGTATGAACCGGACCTTGGATGTCATCTATGACGACTTCACAACCAAGGCAGCGGCGGGGCGGGACATGCCTATTGAGGACATGCGGGCGATTGCCAAAGGCCGCGTTTGGAGTGGTGTTGATGCCCAACGTATTGGGCTTGTGGATCGTTTAGGGGGCCTGAGTGATGCCATTGATCACACAAAAGTGGCCATCGGACTGACCACAGATGACTTGGTGCGCCTGGTACCGTATCCAGCGCCGAAAGATCCGCTGCAAAGCTTATTAGAGGCACTAGAGAATGGGTCTCTTCCCTTCGGCCTGAGAAGCGCGATTGAGGGCCTACTGAAAATCTCAGCGACTTTAAACACCTGGTTAGGACCCTATACACGTGGTCCCGAAGCAAGCGTGCTGTACGCCGCCCCAATGATCATTCGCTAG
- the aroC gene encoding chorismate synthase, with translation MSANTFGTLFRFTTFGESHGPAIGCVIDGTPPRLPLTEDDIQVWLEKRKPGTSRFTTQRKEPDQVKILSGVFDGVTTGTSIGLLIENVDARSKDYGDIAEKFRPGHADYTYWKKYGIRDYRGGGRSSARETAMRVAAGAVARKILSAALGDQVSIRGALVQIGPHKINHDNWDWAEVDNNPFFCPDAKVVKAWEDYLDGVRKSGSSTGAVIEVIADGIPAGLGAPIYGKLDADLTSALMSINATKGVEIGAGFESAALSGEENADEMRMTDSGDVEFLSNKAGGILGGISSGQPIVARLAIKPTSSILSPRKTVDIHGNNVDIQTKGRHDPCVGIRGVPVAEAMMAVVLADHWLRHKAQNG, from the coding sequence ATGTCAGCAAACACTTTTGGAACGCTGTTTCGCTTTACGACCTTTGGTGAAAGCCATGGCCCTGCCATTGGCTGTGTGATTGACGGGACGCCACCACGACTGCCTCTGACTGAAGATGACATTCAGGTCTGGCTGGAAAAGCGGAAACCCGGAACCTCGCGATTTACAACGCAACGTAAAGAACCGGATCAGGTGAAAATTCTGTCCGGTGTTTTTGATGGGGTCACCACGGGGACTTCAATTGGCCTGCTGATTGAAAATGTTGATGCCCGCTCTAAAGACTACGGTGATATTGCTGAGAAATTTCGGCCAGGCCACGCCGATTACACTTATTGGAAAAAGTATGGTATCCGCGATTATCGTGGCGGCGGCCGGTCATCCGCGCGGGAGACAGCCATGCGCGTTGCCGCAGGGGCTGTGGCCCGCAAAATCCTAAGCGCTGCGCTTGGAGATCAAGTCTCCATTCGTGGGGCACTCGTGCAAATCGGCCCCCACAAGATCAATCACGACAACTGGGATTGGGCGGAAGTCGATAACAATCCGTTTTTCTGCCCGGATGCTAAAGTGGTCAAAGCTTGGGAAGATTATCTGGACGGTGTGCGAAAAAGTGGCTCGTCGACCGGGGCTGTTATCGAAGTTATCGCAGACGGTATTCCCGCAGGGTTGGGTGCCCCCATATACGGTAAGCTCGATGCCGATTTAACATCCGCCCTTATGAGCATTAACGCCACCAAAGGCGTGGAGATCGGTGCCGGTTTCGAGTCTGCGGCCTTGTCTGGCGAAGAGAATGCTGATGAGATGCGCATGACAGATTCCGGTGATGTTGAATTCCTGAGCAACAAAGCCGGGGGCATCCTCGGCGGCATCTCCTCTGGTCAACCTATTGTGGCGCGTCTTGCGATTAAACCGACCAGTTCTATTTTATCGCCGCGTAAGACGGTCGATATTCATGGCAACAACGTCGACATTCAAACCAAGGGTCGGCATGACCCTTGTGTCGGCATACGGGGCGTGCCCGTGGCCGAAGCCATGATGGCTGTGGTTCTGGCGGATCATTGGCTCAGACATAAAGCCCAAAACGGGTAA
- the fabI gene encoding enoyl-ACP reductase FabI — translation MSGQAGILSGKRGLVMGVANERSIAWGIARQASEQGAELAFTFQGDALEKRVRPLADSVDAKLVAPCDVTDPNSMDALFEQLGNTWDKIDFVVHAVAFSDKSQLQGRYADTTRENFLRTMDISCFSFTDVSRRAAALMPDGGSLLTLSYYGAERVVPHYNVMGVAKAALEASVRYLATDLGRDKIRVNAMSAGPMKTLAASGIGDFRYILKWNELNAPMHRNVTMDDVGGAGIYLLSDLSSGVTGEVHHVDCGYHVVGMMAPESSQDIADLLDGANLTD, via the coding sequence ATGAGCGGGCAGGCCGGGATTCTCTCTGGTAAGCGCGGCTTGGTGATGGGAGTGGCCAACGAGCGATCCATTGCATGGGGGATCGCACGGCAAGCTTCAGAACAAGGCGCAGAACTAGCATTTACATTTCAAGGCGATGCGTTGGAAAAGCGCGTTAGACCGTTGGCGGACAGCGTTGATGCCAAACTCGTCGCACCCTGTGACGTCACCGACCCAAACTCTATGGACGCTCTGTTTGAGCAACTGGGTAACACCTGGGATAAAATCGACTTTGTTGTTCATGCGGTCGCGTTTTCAGACAAGTCACAGCTGCAAGGCCGTTATGCTGATACTACGCGTGAGAATTTCCTGCGAACAATGGATATATCCTGTTTTTCATTCACAGACGTCTCACGACGTGCGGCCGCTTTAATGCCCGATGGCGGGTCTTTGCTCACCCTTAGTTACTATGGTGCAGAGCGGGTCGTGCCTCATTACAACGTGATGGGCGTGGCCAAAGCGGCCTTGGAAGCGAGTGTGCGTTACCTGGCTACAGACCTGGGACGCGACAAAATACGTGTGAACGCGATGTCGGCTGGCCCAATGAAAACCCTTGCCGCGTCCGGCATTGGCGACTTCCGGTACATTCTGAAGTGGAACGAATTAAACGCGCCCATGCATCGCAATGTGACGATGGATGATGTTGGTGGCGCTGGTATTTACCTCCTCAGTGACCTCTCGAGCGGCGTAACTGGCGAAGTCCATCACGTGGACTGTGGATATCACGTGGTTGGCATGATGGCCCCAGAATCATCCCAAGACATAGCCGATCTGTTAGACGGCGCGAATCTCACTGATTAG
- a CDS encoding YihY family inner membrane protein gives MREARISADPSQIPEHLLNAARRVVRFTRFVVGRMKEDQVNRVAASLSYTSTLALVPALSLALAILAAFPAFEGLRDSVLDLVLRNFIPDTGMRMNEALETFISAAAELTTIGIVGLIVTSVLLLLTIESAFNRIFRVIRPRPFMARIIVFWTLITISPLLVGLSFSLSGYFLTLRTMFGGEEPGAVSVLLGAAMPTVLSAVAFTLIYTMVPNRRVRLADAVIGGVMAALLFALLRYGFSSFVAGMPTYQAIYGAVAAVPVFLIWLFLSWNVILAGAVISAALPDWRRAEHARATGPGGRLALAVDVLSALYDIAGSGTGVVQSALRGDVEVKEAALIPVLEELRAGGFIVFGDDSVWRLGRDLNRTAVSDLVHLLGYGVPVTPKLIGKSAAVSRLSTLMAEAQKTENDILSQSIASLFEEPAASESNDSAAPET, from the coding sequence ATGAGGGAGGCTCGTATTTCTGCTGATCCAAGCCAGATTCCTGAACATCTTCTTAATGCTGCTCGTCGGGTGGTACGTTTCACACGTTTCGTTGTTGGGCGCATGAAAGAGGATCAGGTCAATCGCGTTGCAGCGTCACTCAGCTATACGTCTACTTTGGCTCTGGTGCCGGCTCTCTCTTTGGCTCTGGCGATTTTAGCGGCCTTTCCGGCTTTTGAAGGCTTGCGAGACTCAGTCCTTGATTTGGTGTTGCGCAACTTCATTCCGGACACCGGCATGCGGATGAACGAGGCTTTAGAAACGTTTATCTCTGCTGCCGCAGAGCTAACAACCATTGGTATTGTAGGGCTGATTGTCACGTCTGTGCTCCTCCTCCTGACAATTGAAAGTGCTTTTAACCGTATCTTTCGGGTGATACGGCCAAGGCCATTTATGGCCCGGATTATTGTATTTTGGACGCTCATCACGATTAGCCCGTTGCTCGTCGGCCTCAGTTTTTCCTTGTCCGGTTATTTCTTAACCTTACGCACGATGTTTGGAGGGGAAGAACCGGGCGCTGTATCCGTCCTTCTTGGAGCAGCGATGCCGACGGTGTTGTCTGCGGTTGCATTTACCCTGATTTATACCATGGTGCCCAACCGTCGGGTTCGTTTGGCCGATGCTGTCATTGGCGGTGTTATGGCCGCTTTGCTATTTGCGCTTTTGCGGTATGGTTTTTCATCGTTTGTCGCAGGTATGCCAACTTACCAGGCCATCTATGGCGCTGTCGCTGCCGTGCCGGTTTTTCTGATTTGGTTGTTCCTGTCCTGGAACGTCATTCTCGCTGGAGCCGTTATATCTGCCGCTTTGCCTGATTGGCGCCGCGCCGAACACGCGCGCGCGACCGGTCCTGGCGGTCGTTTGGCCTTGGCTGTTGATGTGCTGTCCGCGTTGTATGATATCGCCGGGTCAGGAACGGGTGTTGTTCAAAGTGCGCTGCGAGGCGATGTGGAAGTCAAAGAAGCAGCGTTAATACCGGTCTTAGAAGAATTGCGCGCAGGCGGCTTCATTGTGTTCGGGGATGATAGTGTTTGGCGTCTTGGCCGCGATCTCAACCGCACAGCAGTTTCCGATCTGGTGCATCTGCTTGGTTATGGGGTGCCTGTGACACCAAAGCTTATCGGTAAGTCTGCGGCTGTATCACGTTTGAGCACTTTAATGGCTGAAGCGCAAAAGACGGAAAACGATATTCTCAGTCAATCCATCGCCTCTTTGTTTGAGGAGCCAGCCGCATCTGAGTCTAATGACTCAGCTGCGCCGGAAACCTAA
- a CDS encoding RT0821/Lpp0805 family surface protein, translated as MTRATPKTYISAAIIAASLAVTGCAADGSNQNETLGTLLGAAAGAWAGSSIGSGDGQIIATAAGTMLGAAVGNKVGRSMDELDRIKAADAQRNAYSAPIGETIVWNNVDSGNYGNVTPVRDGYTDSGRYCREFQTEVTVDGEQQKGYGTACRQEDGSWQIVSQ; from the coding sequence ATGACCAGAGCCACTCCTAAAACCTACATATCAGCAGCCATCATCGCCGCTTCACTTGCCGTGACCGGTTGCGCGGCAGATGGGAGCAATCAAAACGAAACCTTAGGCACTCTGCTTGGCGCAGCTGCGGGGGCCTGGGCTGGATCATCCATTGGATCCGGTGATGGGCAAATCATTGCAACAGCGGCTGGCACCATGCTTGGTGCAGCGGTTGGCAACAAGGTTGGGCGGAGCATGGATGAGCTTGACCGCATAAAGGCCGCCGATGCGCAACGGAATGCTTATAGCGCCCCGATTGGAGAAACCATCGTATGGAACAATGTGGACAGTGGCAATTATGGCAATGTGACACCTGTCCGGGATGGGTACACCGACTCAGGCCGGTATTGCCGGGAATTCCAAACTGAAGTGACTGTCGACGGCGAACAGCAAAAAGGTTACGGCACAGCTTGTCGTCAAGAAGATGGCAGTTGGCAAATCGTCAGCCAATAA
- the pdxH gene encoding pyridoxamine 5'-phosphate oxidase, whose product MPNAALIPKVDNPIALFEAWFKEAQGTELNDADAMALATASPDGVPSLRMVLLKGLEPEGFSFYTNKESRKGQQIAVNANAALCFHWKSLRRQVRVEGMLTEVSAGKADAYFASRSRESQIGAWASDQSRPLEDRETFMDRVESESQRFNNIDVPRPPHWSGFQLSPVMIEFWLDQPHRMHDRLVYFKEGQGWRTERQYP is encoded by the coding sequence ATGCCAAACGCAGCGCTTATCCCGAAGGTTGATAACCCCATAGCCTTGTTTGAGGCATGGTTTAAGGAGGCTCAAGGCACTGAATTGAATGACGCAGATGCAATGGCTTTGGCAACGGCGTCCCCGGATGGAGTGCCATCCCTGCGCATGGTTCTTTTGAAGGGGTTGGAGCCTGAGGGGTTTTCTTTTTATACCAATAAGGAAAGCCGTAAGGGGCAGCAAATCGCGGTGAACGCCAACGCGGCGCTTTGCTTCCACTGGAAGTCGCTGCGCCGTCAGGTTAGGGTTGAAGGCATGCTCACCGAAGTCAGTGCCGGGAAAGCAGATGCCTATTTTGCCAGTCGCTCCCGTGAAAGCCAGATTGGGGCTTGGGCGTCTGATCAGTCTCGCCCCTTAGAAGACCGCGAGACGTTTATGGATCGAGTTGAGAGTGAGTCTCAACGTTTTAATAATATAGACGTTCCGAGGCCACCTCATTGGTCGGGATTTCAGCTCAGTCCTGTTATGATCGAATTCTGGCTCGATCAGCCACATCGCATGCATGACCGACTTGTTTATTTCAAAGAAGGACAAGGGTGGAGAACGGAACGCCAATACCCGTAA
- a CDS encoding cation diffusion facilitator family transporter: MTDLFISKKDKGGERNANTRKALLTTAMPHDSLTAAALITPPSRLMRFATYAAVATALMLIVVKTAAFLLTNSVALLSSLMDSLLDLIASLVNLWAVGHALTPADKEHRFGHGKAEPLSGLAQSAFVAGSAVLLLVEAASRINKDNQVVAGEIGIGVMVFTIIVTLVLVMFQKYVVKRTGSVAISADSMHYTGDLLLNLSVIIALVLTTYGDMTWADPVFAIGIAMFLLWNSSKIARRSIAVLMDHELPEEKRQAIKAIALKHPKVRDVHELRTRSSGLQTFIQMHMVLDPKLSLLEAHRIADEVEMALMADYPGADIIIHQDPEGVEEYHPPVGSTLV; the protein is encoded by the coding sequence ATGACCGACTTGTTTATTTCAAAGAAGGACAAGGGTGGAGAACGGAACGCCAATACCCGTAAAGCTCTGCTCACAACAGCTATGCCACACGACTCTCTGACTGCTGCAGCCCTCATAACGCCGCCCTCCAGGCTGATGCGTTTCGCGACCTATGCGGCTGTTGCTACGGCGCTCATGCTCATAGTCGTGAAAACGGCGGCTTTCTTACTGACCAATTCCGTCGCACTGCTGTCGAGTCTGATGGACTCTCTGCTTGATCTCATCGCGTCTTTGGTCAATTTATGGGCCGTTGGACATGCGCTGACTCCGGCTGATAAAGAGCACCGATTCGGACACGGTAAAGCCGAGCCGCTTTCTGGTTTGGCGCAATCTGCTTTTGTCGCGGGCTCTGCCGTTTTACTATTGGTCGAAGCGGCCTCCCGCATCAACAAAGACAATCAGGTTGTCGCGGGAGAAATAGGGATAGGCGTGATGGTCTTTACCATCATCGTCACGCTGGTTTTAGTCATGTTTCAAAAGTATGTTGTTAAGCGTACAGGCTCGGTCGCAATTTCAGCGGACTCTATGCACTATACGGGTGATCTTCTCTTGAACCTGAGTGTCATCATCGCATTGGTGCTAACGACGTACGGCGATATGACTTGGGCTGACCCCGTGTTCGCTATTGGCATTGCGATGTTCCTGCTTTGGAATTCGTCGAAGATTGCGCGCCGTTCCATTGCTGTTCTGATGGATCACGAGCTGCCAGAAGAGAAACGCCAAGCCATTAAAGCCATCGCGCTTAAGCATCCCAAAGTGCGCGATGTCCATGAATTGCGAACGCGCTCCTCGGGTTTGCAAACCTTTATCCAGATGCATATGGTTTTAGATCCAAAACTGTCATTGCTGGAAGCGCATCGTATTGCCGACGAAGTTGAAATGGCATTGATGGCGGATTACCCGGGCGCCGATATCATTATTCACCAAGATCCTGAGGGGGTTGAGGAGTACCATCCTCCCGTTGGCTCTACGCTGGTTTGA
- a CDS encoding universal stress protein: protein MSAVKSILAAIADPDSGRACLHTALRLGQQLNCHVDALHVLADPTTALPLVGEAMSGAMVDEMMGVAEREAGHRAKQTRAMFDDMTQGMPVTDTIGPIDRFGVSWMQEAGVEEQVVALRGCRADLIVVDRPKVDNETSALMTLNAALMQSGRAVVAAPPLPDEGAPPSGPIERIAVFWNGSTEATRAVQAAVPLLASAKEVTVLRVEEEEWYAGTEDLDVHLTRHGVKTVISKVLPREVRTGRSLLFAAKDCGADMMVMGAYTRSKLRQLMLGSVTGYVMEEAILPVLMSH from the coding sequence ATGTCTGCTGTCAAAAGTATTCTTGCTGCCATTGCTGACCCAGACTCTGGGCGTGCATGTTTGCATACAGCTTTGCGTCTCGGGCAACAACTCAACTGCCATGTTGATGCTTTGCACGTGCTGGCTGATCCAACAACCGCTCTTCCCCTCGTTGGTGAAGCTATGTCCGGTGCCATGGTGGATGAAATGATGGGCGTTGCAGAGCGTGAAGCTGGCCACCGTGCCAAACAAACCCGCGCGATGTTTGATGACATGACTCAAGGCATGCCGGTGACCGATACAATTGGTCCAATCGACCGCTTTGGCGTCAGTTGGATGCAAGAGGCGGGTGTCGAAGAGCAAGTTGTCGCTTTGCGTGGATGCCGGGCTGACCTGATTGTTGTGGACCGGCCAAAAGTAGATAATGAAACCTCCGCCTTGATGACCTTGAATGCGGCATTGATGCAGAGCGGGCGAGCCGTGGTTGCAGCTCCACCGCTGCCGGACGAGGGGGCGCCTCCGTCTGGCCCGATCGAGCGCATTGCTGTGTTCTGGAATGGCAGCACCGAAGCCACGCGCGCGGTGCAAGCGGCTGTACCGCTTCTCGCTTCAGCCAAAGAAGTGACGGTATTGCGGGTCGAAGAAGAAGAGTGGTACGCGGGCACCGAAGACTTAGACGTCCATCTCACCCGTCATGGCGTTAAAACCGTAATCTCTAAGGTGTTGCCGCGGGAAGTCAGAACAGGCCGGTCTCTGTTGTTTGCGGCCAAAGACTGTGGGGCCGACATGATGGTGATGGGCGCGTATACCCGGTCGAAATTGCGACAACTGATGCTCGGCAGTGTGACCGGCTACGTGATGGAAGAAGCCATCTTGCCCGTTCTTATGAGTCACTAA